From the Chanodichthys erythropterus isolate Z2021 chromosome 9, ASM2448905v1, whole genome shotgun sequence genome, the window tttcgctgatcaatgtttatatgtgagtaaaagcctaaatcaGACCTGATGCTTTTAAACAATCGTCCGATCCCTGTTCCTGACAttgattgtgtttttgcagACATTACTTTTAAGTGTTCTAATGAAGAGAATTGGAAATAAAAGCACAGTGCTTCTGGGACTCGGATTTCAGCTGTTCCAGCTGGCCTGGTACGGCTTTGGGTCAGAACCATGGTGAGCTGGATCTCCAATCTGAGTTTTTTCTCTGTTGATCGGTACATTCTGGCACTGCTTGTAATGGAAAAGAGATTGAGCATGTGACGTCAGCTCTATTGTGAAGGGATTACCGGTGTGTCTCTCGCTGGGTTTAAAATAGCGCTTGTGTTTCTGGACCACAGGATGATGTGGGCGGCCGGAACCGTCGCTGCCATGTCCAGTATCACCTTTCCGGCCGTGAGCGCGCTGGTGTCTCGCTGCACGGATCACGACCAGCAGGGTAacacacaaacaacaacaacatggcCGTCAAAAGGCCTGTCAGTGTCTCTTCATgaactctgtgtgtgttttaggagCGGTTCAGGGGATGATCACAGGGATTCGAGGTCTGTGTAACGGACTCGGTCCGGCTATGTTTGGATTCATATTCTTCCTCTTCAATGTGGAACTGAAGGAGATGAGTCCCGTCCCGAACCCCATCACACCCGGCACCGAAGAGGTCAGAGATGCTGCTGAATGATGTTTTCAATGTTATTTGTTTCCGTACAATAATTCCTAGTGTCTTTTCTCTTTCAGAAGTCTGCTATTCCAGGTCCTCCCTTCCTGTTCGGCGCGTGTACGGTGGTTCTGGCGCTGCTGGTGGCAGTTTTCATTCCGGCTCAACACGCTCCGGCCGTGAAGACGTGCAGCACGCGGGTCCTGACGGAGGCCGTGAGCGGCGGCGGTGGCGGCGGCCCGGAGAACAGCTCCGTTCCTGTGAGCGACGAAGACAACGAGCCTCTTTTACAGGACAGCAGCTTATAGACGACTGAAGGGTTTGATTCCAGCGGTGTGTCGGAAAAAGCTTTTTATGGAATGTCTAAACGTCTTTTTGGCAACTccttacaataaggtctcattagtTAACACATTCTGTGCAGCATTCATTAATCTTTAtcaatgttagttaataaaaatagaaaaataaaaaaaattatttgtttgattttaaatgtattaatatataatgaaattaacttgaactaagattaataaatgctgtttcgttgttagttcatattaactaatgaaaccttgtTTTAAAGTGTCTTATTTCTTATCCTTTTGTCTTTGAAAGAGAATGTGCCTTCTTCATATTTTGGCATATAGTTCATGTGCTGCCGTGTATCTGAATGTAAATGTAGTCAAGCCAATGTCCTTTAATATATTACTGATGAACTTTAACCTCTGCGCTAATCTTGTACAGACTGCAATAATGATGTCGACACAAAGATTTCATCTGACAGCAGGAAGCATTTAAAAGCATGTtgttcctcagtgtttctgttttgttttccagcacaaatatctgaACATTcataaatcaagatacatttactggagaagaaaaattactcaaaaaaatgaatcaaaatgaagtgagtttgtgcttaaaacaagagcAAATATCtggagtcagaaaaataaactgaatTCAAAGTGAAAACAACATTATTTTTCTGACTccactggcagatatttgttcttgttttatgtAAAAACTTCTTTTTTCagtcttaatatcttcagtcgtttctcttctccagtaaatgtatcttgatttaagaatgtttagatatttgtgctggaaaacaagaccgaaacactgaggaagaacatcagTTTTGCGGTGATGCAGTTGCACGTACAGCGAGAGAGCGGCGTCTTTTATCAGAAGTCAATAAACGGCACAAAACAGACATAATCATTGTCTTTAGGTCAGATGCAGCTTTGATAGATTAATTATTAGGAAGTAAATTCAATCTATACTCATATACAAGCACCAGCTATTCGACACGGAGCTGCTACCTCACGATTAAACATCTGCTTGATTTAATACATTGATGTTTGTGTTGCAGATGTTCtgaaaaatatcatttttaaaacaGCTTTACTGATTTATCGTTGCTTCTTAACAGAACAGACTCTTTTATGTGATTATTTAATTAAAGTGTCTTTTTAGCATGTTATAGACAAATTTCAGTTTGATTACGTCATTCGCTGATATCATGAAACATACTGCAGCAATAACATGTGAATCACACGCCTGAATCCATGACGTTATCAAGCACGATTGAATGTGTGTAGCGTTACAGATGTGTTTTAGCAGCACAGAGAGAAGCAAACTTTTCAATTGCCAATCTTGGGGacctgattattattattattattcatactTGAAAATGAAGTGTAGACGTGACTGTATTTATGCAATCGGTGCTGATCGCCGCACATTGACAAGCTCGTAGCCCCACTAAAGTCATTTTAGATGTTTTTCAATGAACTGcactttgttttttaatgatatttcgGCTACAGGTGCCATTCTTCATGTCTATGCAGACTTGATGCTCGTTGGTTTGTAGATGCCTTCTGAAGAGATTTTATCGTGCACATTAAGCATTCGTTTGCTGATGACTGCAACCAGACATTTGTTACAAGCTATTCGTTGATCAATGTTTCAATAAACCACTTCATATTCCAGAATTGAGTGTGTTTTTCTCCCTATTAACTCCACTGACAGCTTTagcaaaagtgtttttgtcttgttttccagcacaaatatctgaACATTcataaatcaagatacatttactggagaagagaaatgactgaagatattaagactgaaaaatgaagtgagtttgtgcttaaaacaagaatatCTGCCAATAGAGTCAGAAAAATAAGCTTAAATTTAaagtgaaaacattatttttctgactccattagcagatatttgttcttgttttaagcacaaactcgcttcattttgattcatttttcaGACTTGATATCTGAAatcttgatttaaaaatgtttaaatatttttgtcttgGAAAACAAgtcagaaacactgaggaagaacatcatttttgcagtgtgggATAACATCCAGGTGTTTGCATGTTATATTTATGGCGGATACTGATAACCGATATTTGAAAGGCGATAACCGAtgtttgaaagccgataaccaaTATTAACTGAtgtttgaaagccgataaccgatattaACCAAtgtttgaaagccgataaccaaTATTAACCGAtgtttgaaagccgataactgaTATTTAcctatatttgaaagccgataaccgatgtTAATCAATATTTGAAAGGCGATAACCGATATTAACTGATGTTTGAAAGCCGGTAACCGATATTAACCGAtgtttgaaagccgataaccatTATTAACTGAtgtttgaaagccgataaccgatattaACCAAtgtttgaaagccgataactgaTATTTAcctatatttgaaagccgataactgaTATTTAcctatatttgaaagccgataaccgatgtTAATCAATATTTGAAAGGCGATAACCGATATTAACTGATGTTTGAAAGCCGGTAACCGATATTAACCGAtgtttgaaagccgataaccgatattaACTGAtgtttgaaagccgataaccgatattaACTGAtgtttgaaagccgataaccggtATTAACCGAtgtttgaaagccgataacagATATTAAcctatatttgaaagccgataaccgatgtTAATCAATATTTGAAAGGCGATAACCGATATTAACTGATGTTTGAAAGCCGGTAACCGATATTAACCGATGTTAATCGAtgtttgaaagccgataaccaaTATTAACCGAtgtttgaaagccgataactgaTATTGCCCTATATTTGAAAgtcgataaccgatatattgccCTATAAATCTGAATCAAAattgttatataatttttaaagccTGATTACAAAGACAAAAGTTTCACCATTCTTACTGAGCCGATAACCATAACATTAAAAACGAACATATGTCGGCTGATATCGATATGTTGGCAGatatatcgtgcatccctacttaaaaagaaataaatattggTGAGGTTTAggccagggttattatagttaacacatttaaacatatatatatttttttaaactactaaaaatgctaaaaacacaacaaacactaaacttttaactaaaatgaaaatggaaaatatacaaataaaaattggtttgaaattaaaaatataatagtgTCTCAATACTAAAATAACCCTGATTTGGGCAAATGAAAATTAACTTAAGTAcaaaatttgtattattatttgcaGTGTGGGATACAACAACAACATCCAGTTGTTTGCATGTTATATTTATGACAGAACGCAAAATAGATGAGAGAATTTTAATTGCAATACATTGAAATGGCACTTAACATATCTTATAAAACACTGACTTCTATCAGACATCAGGATCATAATCATGCTGTGAAACATTTGGTCACATCAAAACAAACTAAACAACGGAGATCTTCTCTGAAAACCAGATCAAAATGGGTTTGGCATCTGCATTTTAACTAGTATGAATGATAAATGCAATCAAAATTAAACATGAACTTTATCCCTACTAAATGATTTGCACTGCAAAAgagttttccagcacaaatatctacaTTTTATCATGATTTAAGAATATTTGtgttggaaaacaagacaaaaacattgaGAAAggacatcattttttttttcttagtaaaACTACACAAGAGATCCAAACCCTTTATATACTAACAGCTTATCAACAGTATAACCTACATGTGAATGTGGATTACACTGGGAATGAGAGAACTAATAAACTGATCACACGGATATCTGGTGTCACGCCAGAggagatgatgatgaaggtgtGGTTTCTTCATCTACAGCAGGCAGCTCAAGGACACTTTGGTGGTGTACATCGGCTGAGTGTCTGAAAAGAGGAACATTTGAAGCTCAATATCTGCAAATAATTAACAAACTGCTGCTTTAGCAAACAGAAAACGTTCCCACAACGTTCACTAATGTTTTGTAAAGGTTAAGATAAAACGTTCTTTAAattccatcagtgtcgactccggtttgaacaatgtaagtctgaacaccgttactgacaatcctcattttggctgcgtgagattctccaactttgttgttgttgagctgttaaagctccgccctcctctggaaagggggcggggagcagcagctcatttgcatttaaagggacataaAATATACATCAATTTTACTTCACTAAATGTAAACTCATATGACATCATTCATCACCTCGGCCCTGAAGAGTCTCGATGTATGTTTTCATGAACTCTTTCTCATGTTCGTCCTGAGCTTCTGCGTCCATGTTCATGTCTTCATCCGGAACGTTTATTGGATTGTCGTATAGTCGGATTAATCTGGAATAGAAAGATCAAGAGAGTGTGGATCAATTCTCCATCTTACAGAATTAAAAGAAGGACTAGATTTATGAAAGATATTTCTGTCTTTCTTACTTGATGTCCGGACTGTCGACTAACTGAGACGGGATGCTGTAGAGCTCGTCTGCGCTGATGACCATCATCTTCAGATGGACGAGGTTCGTCATGCTCATCGGCACGTATCTCACATTGTTTTTGTGAAGGAACAGCGTCTCTAAAGCCTCGAGTCTAAAGCAGGGCAGATTCAAAGTGTCAGACTCgtgatgtgtgtgtgatttctacagaaacacacacacacacacctgtcaaTGTCTTCAGGCAGGTCTTTGAGTCTGTTGTTGCTGATGTCCAAACACTTCAGGCTTTCCATGCGAAGGACGCAGATCGGGATTGTGGCAAAATGATTTTCTGCGATGTCCAAGTGCTTCAGTTTTTTGAGATTACTCAGCTGAAAAAAGAATCATATCCCAGCTAACAGAACAATTTCACATTAAGATTTAAAATTGAATACACAAGAACAATTTGTTTGTCTCCAGAAGGATTGAATAGATCATCGTGTCGTACCTCAAAGGGAAGCTCGGACAGGTTTCTGTTCGCCGTCATCTCTAATCGCTCTAGATTCTCACATTCCCCGAGTTCAGCTGGAATGCTCATCAGTTTATTATAATTCACATTTAATTCCCTCAGGCTGATCAGCTTTCCTGTGAAAGACGAGACGTTTGCATTTGATTTCTATCGTGTGGAAAAATGACTGGAGTATTTCAGTCTGAGGTTTGGTGACCCGCACCTATTTCCACGGGAAGCTTCGTCAGTCCGTTTTTAGGGACGTCCAGCACACGCAGATCCACGAAGGCCTCGATGTATGTGGGAATCTCGCGGATCTTTGTTCCATGGATGTGCCATTCCTTGAGATACGTCATAAACTGAAGATCTTCAGGTAATTTCTGCAAATCAGAATCATAGTAGAGTCACAAACGGtacaaatacatttgaaaaacaaaagctTTTTCAGATAGTTACCATCCATTTGTCTCCATTCAGCTCAAAAATGAACTTCTTGTTCTCAGAGTCATTGTCTGGATGAGACGGACAGTCAGAGGTCAGATAGAGTTTGTATCAAAAgaagggatgcaccgatattaACCGATATTTGAAAGCTGACAACCGATATTAAcctatatttgaaagccgataaccaaTATTAACCGacatttgaaagccgataaccgatattaACCGACATTTGAAAGCTGCTAACCGATATTAAcctatatttgaaagccgataaccgatattaACCGACATTTGAAAGCCGCTAACCGATATTAAcctatatttgaaagccgataaccgatattaACTGATATTAAcctatatttgaaagccgataaccgatattaacctatatttgaaagccgataaccgatatgaaTTGATATTTGAAAGCCAATAACTGATATTAACCGATATTTGAAAGCCGACAACTGATATTAACCGATATTTGAAAGCCGTTAACCGATATTAACTTATATTTGAAAGCTGATAACCGATATTAAcctatatttgaaagccgataacgaTATTAGCTGATATTAACCTATATTTGAAAGCCGCTAACCGATATTAACCTATATTTGAAAGCCAATAACCAATATTAACCTATATTTGAAAGCCAATAACTGATATTAACCGATTTTTGAAAGCTGCTAACCGATATTAAcctatatttgaaagccgataaccgatattaATTGATATTTGAAAGCCAATAACTGATATTAACAGATATTTGAAAGCCGACAACTGATATTAACTGATACTTGAAAGCCGTTAACCGATATTAACTTATATTTGAAAGCTGATAACCGATATTAAcctatatttgaaagccgataacagATATTAACTGATATTAACCTATATTTGAAAGCCGCTAACCGATATTAACCTATATTTGAAAGCCAATAACCGATATTAACCGATTTTTGAAAGCCGCTAACCGATATTAACCTATATTTGAAAACCGTTAACCGATATTAacttatatttgaaagccgataaccgatattaacctatatttgaaagccgataactgaTATTAACCGACATTTGAAAgtcgataaccgatatattggcctaTAAATCTGAATCAAAattgttatataatttttaaagccTGATTACTAAGACAAAAGTTTCACCATTCTTACTGGGCCAATAaccataacattaaaaacaaacatatatcTGCTGATATCGAAAAATAAGTCAGAAAAATAAGCTTAAATTTAAAgtgaaaacgtctcggttacgtatgtaaccctcgttccctgaaggagggaacggagacgtacgtcagtagtgaccggcgatatcccaattcgtcggtcactactgacgtacgtcgaacgtgaccgactgaaagggaacattatttttctgactccattagcagatatttgttcttgttttaagcacaaactcgcttcattttgattcatttttcaGACTTGATATCTGAAATCttgaattaaaaatgtttaaatatttttgtcttgGAAAACAAgtcagaaacactgaggaagaacatcatttttgcagtgtgggATAACATCCAGGTGTTTGCATGTTATATTTATGGCGGATACTGATAACCAATATTTGAAAGGCGATAACCGATATTAACCGAtgtttgaaagccgataacgaTATTAACCGAtgtttgaaagccgataaccgatattaACCGAtgtttgaaagccgataaccaaTATTAACCGAtgtttgaaagccgataaccgatattaACCGAtgtttgaaagccgataactgaTATTAAcctatatttgaaagccgataaccgatgtTAATCAATATTTGAAAGGCGATAACCGATATTAACTGAtgtttgaaagccgataactgaTATTAACCGAtgtttgaaagccgataaccgatatattggcctaTAAATCTGAATCAAAattgttatataatttttaaatccTGATTACAAAGACAAAAGTTTCACCATTCTTACTGAGCTGATAaccataacattaaaaacaaacatatgtCGGCTGATATCGATATGTTGGCAGatatatcgtgcatccctacttaaaaagaaataaatattggTGAGGTTTAGGCCAGGGTTATTAAAGTTAACAAactgaaacacatttaaacatatttttttaaaaactgctaaaaaagttaaaagtttagagtttgttgtgtttttagcaaaatggaaaatatacaaataaaaatcggtttgaaattaaaaatataatagtgtctcaattatactaaaataaccCTGGTTTGGgcaaatttaaattaaacacacattgataaaataaacagtaaaaaacaaGGAAATCTATCACATATTCTAAAACATCACCCAAGATGCATGCTAGAATTATTGaagaatttatttgaatatcCATTTTATCAGGTTTAGAAGTACTAAAATAGTATTATTTGCCCAGCtaacagaacattctcagaacatttgttcaaagtctttaataatgttctcaaaacatcaTTAGCAGTATTTATACATATGCGTTTCTGAAACGTTTTAGTTGGACGTTCAtctaacatttttcaaatgttactacttgtttcagacCGTTCAGAgaattcaaaagtaacgttcctataatgtttgaagaatgatacaGTAGAGAAAATGTTTTCTCTAACATTCACATAAACTTAAAACGTTTTACAAAAACGtgacgttctgagaacattcagaaataacgaTTTCATAACGTAATGAGAACGTCAGCTAAATGTTCTTATAACATATTTCTGTTAGTTGGGTTTGTTTGCATTTCGCAGTGCTGTTTTTATGGTTGTGTAGAACCGATACCGTTATTATCGTTGTGTAGAATGTGAAGTTCACTGTTCGCGGATCTGTCGAGGTAACACTGCAGCGCCGTGACCTCCGCGCTCTTTAGCTTTCTGCACGCGATGCGATACTGCCACTGCTGATTGACCCTGCAAACAAACCAGATAAAAGAttgatttttaataaatcagCAAATTATACTGATGGACACACGTGATGctctatttaaagggttagttcacccaaataatgtcattaattactcaccctcatgtcgtttcacacctgtaaggtgttcgttcatcttcagaacacaaattaagatatttttgttgaaatctgatggctcagtgaggcctccatagccagcaatgacattttccgaaccgctgattcgacacaaaagattcataacgctccaaagcttcctgaagcagtgttttgaaatcggccatcactatataagtcgttattttgtttttttggcgcaccaaaaatattctcatggctttataatattaatattgaaccactgtactcacatgaactgatttaaatatgtttttagtacattaatggatcttgagagaggaaatgtcattgctggctatgcaggcctcactgagccatcggatttcatcagaaatatctgtgttttgtgttctgaagatgaacgaaggtcttacgggtgtggaacgacatgagggtgagtaattaatgacattattttaatttttgggtgaactaaccctttaattctgcTCCTGAACGTGACACTACAAAAAATGATTTTCTcactcagtatttttgtcttgttaaaaatattaagtattGTTTaacaaaaaagtacattttccTTTCCCTTTCTGACCCCATTGCAGATTTGCTCTCGTTTTAAAGATACactatataatgtttttgttcaaaatgaacaaaaagtaaATATTAAGTCAGTACATCATCAAATAATTCTTCCAAACGTGTTTTTttcttaccctgattcactatggtatATTTTAGACTTGACAGGATGGTTTTTCGCAGGAAATTCCGtacatacaaaattattttcaaaataagtaaattattgGGTAAAAATGAATGGGTAAAGCTACAGTAAcgtcttcagctagtcagcttgagatccttcCATCTACACTGGTTATGTCTCTGAAGACTAGTGAATGTTTGATGAACAGCAGGATAATTTCTCTCACTTTTTTACTTTTGAGAGAGAATCCGCACAGAGCCGAAGCAcgaccaaaacaatgttcttctgcaaaatgcatgttttgtttttaaccgctagagggtCAAAAGTTACATcatcttcagtcatttctcttctccagtaaatgtatcttgatttaagaatgttttacggtggccgagagagctcaacgcgctgcaaatgagaaaacatcttcatcagtttgacaacacatgcgctgcaaactccacaacacttacaaatagtgaaacgcgctgcaaataaataaaacatcttcatcagtttgacaacacacgcgctgcaaactccacatgttttctttatttgcagcgcgtttcactatttgtaagtgttgtggagtttgcagcgcgtgtgttgtcaaactgatgaagatgttttctttatttgcagcgcgttgagctctctcggccaccgtaatgtttagatgtttgtgctggaaaacaagacagaaacactgatcATGACCTGACCTGAGTTCAGTTCCTAATCAAACACGCCAGCCTGTAATAATCAAGTCTGAACAGCAGGTTGTGTTTGATTGTGGTTGGAACTGAATCTGATCCGTCCTCACCGGGCCAGAGCACTTTTACTGATGCGTTCTTCCTCCTTCTTCTGCCGCTGTTTGTATTTCTTCACTCGTCCCTCCCACAGATCTCGGATCAGTGAGAGATCGTACACGGGAATGTCAACGCCGACCCGGTCTGCCTTCATGATGCTGGACAACAGACACAACGtgagagagaaaacacacacacatgtgattgtatagatgcacacacacacacacacacacacacacacacacacacacacacacacacacacacacacagacacagacacagacacacaactGAAGTTGCATCCCATGAACACTTTAAGATTacaattcatttaaatgcacagtgttaaaataactgaaaatatGTTTCTCAAAACCAGCAGATTCACTGCAAATAATCATGTTCttctcagtgtttctgtcttgttttcctgcacaaatatctaaacattcttaaatcaagattcatttactggagaagagaaatgacGAAAGATATTAAAtcttatttaatgaaaaatgcattaaaattaagtgactttgtgcttaaaacaagaacaaatatcttaAACCatcaaataattttgttttcagCAAACAccttaattttgattaatttttcaGATAATAAGACTTAATATCTCATataatttagtacatttatctGTGCTAGAAAACACTGTGTAAATAAAATACTGAGTAAGAAcgtcattttttgcagtgtggtaAAATAGAAATTGTAAATCTGTGATAACACACCTCCAAAATACTATTTTACACACATTAATCAGGTTTATTAAGTTGTGTGATGATAATGAAGTTAATGTAAAGCTTTCCCAGTgaacgttctcagaacgttttctcaaggttctctcaacgttatgaacaaacgttcttccagtaacgttaatagaacgttcgGTCAGAGTTATCTggactttaataatgttctcagaacattAGAACAACAATGTTACACTGGAAACATTTTAGTTGAACGTTCATCTAACATTTTTtcaaatgttactacttgtttcagaacgttcagagaacagtCAGAAGTAACGTTCCCTATaatgttaaaatgataaaataaaatggaacaTTCACACatacaagaattttttttttttttttaatctaaaaaaaactggacattttcagaaaatattcagaaaacattttcataacttaatggaaACATTAGCAAAACGTTCCTAAA encodes:
- the lrrc2 gene encoding leucine-rich repeat-containing protein 2 isoform X1, which produces MKADRVGVDIPVYDLSLIRDLWEGRVKKYKQRQKKEEERISKSALARVNQQWQYRIACRKLKSAEVTALQCYLDRSANSELHILHNDNNDNDSENKKFIFELNGDKWMKLPEDLQFMTYLKEWHIHGTKIREIPTYIEAFVDLRVLDVPKNGLTKLPVEIGKLISLRELNVNYNKLMSIPAELGECENLERLEMTANRNLSELPFELSNLKKLKHLDIAENHFATIPICVLRMESLKCLDISNNRLKDLPEDIDRLEALETLFLHKNNVRYVPMSMTNLVHLKMMVISADELYSIPSQLVDSPDIKLIRLYDNPINVPDEDMNMDAEAQDEHEKEFMKTYIETLQGRDTQPMYTTKVSLSCLL
- the lrrc2 gene encoding leucine-rich repeat-containing protein 2 isoform X2 → MTEDDVTFDPLAVKNKTCILQKNIVLVVLRLCADSLSKVKKVNQQWQYRIACRKLKSAEVTALQCYLDRSANSELHILHNDNNDNDSENKKFIFELNGDKWMKLPEDLQFMTYLKEWHIHGTKIREIPTYIEAFVDLRVLDVPKNGLTKLPVEIGKLISLRELNVNYNKLMSIPAELGECENLERLEMTANRNLSELPFELSNLKKLKHLDIAENHFATIPICVLRMESLKCLDISNNRLKDLPEDIDRLEALETLFLHKNNVRYVPMSMTNLVHLKMMVISADELYSIPSQLVDSPDIKLIRLYDNPINVPDEDMNMDAEAQDEHEKEFMKTYIETLQGRDTQPMYTTKVSLSCLL